The following proteins are encoded in a genomic region of Arthrobacter jiangjiafuii:
- a CDS encoding 3-oxoacyl-ACP reductase: MGDTYLNLVNSGITKEIAKKLGLPRPSVLRRFDPSKPLVPGPVLVLGKGEAADELSQLLLRWDQDVRRHATPKEKLGAILLVLDTAGAPEDLGEATLAAGAALRDLAPGGRVLTISRPAAEALAPEAAAARQGVDGLLRSIAHELRDGATANGIVLANGVQATAPSVAAALRFLLSGKSAYVSGQFITVGSEAGVLPADWNAPLAGKVAVVTGAARGIGAAIARTLHRDGATVIVVDVPAAGEQLAKVANEISGTALQVDITRDDAAERILAHAKERYGHLDIVIHNAGITRDKLLANMDESRWGSVIAVNIASQLKMNTALLASDTFTPEGRIVSLASTSGIAGNRGQTNYAASKGGVIGMVRATAPLLAPRGGSINAVAPGFIETDMTAAIPALTRQVARRLSSLQQGGLPIDVAETIAFLASDAAAGVNGQVVRVCGQNMVGA, from the coding sequence ATGGGCGACACCTACCTGAACCTCGTCAATTCCGGCATCACCAAGGAAATCGCGAAGAAGCTGGGCCTGCCCCGGCCGTCCGTCCTGCGCCGCTTTGATCCGTCCAAGCCGCTGGTCCCCGGACCGGTGCTGGTCCTGGGCAAGGGTGAGGCAGCCGATGAGCTCTCGCAGCTGCTGCTGCGCTGGGACCAGGACGTCCGCCGGCACGCAACGCCCAAGGAGAAGCTCGGCGCCATCCTACTGGTCCTGGATACCGCTGGCGCACCCGAAGACCTGGGCGAGGCAACCCTGGCCGCCGGTGCCGCCCTGCGCGACCTGGCCCCGGGCGGCCGCGTTCTCACCATCTCCCGGCCCGCGGCGGAAGCCCTGGCTCCCGAGGCCGCCGCTGCCCGGCAGGGCGTGGACGGTTTGCTGCGTTCCATTGCCCACGAACTCCGCGACGGTGCCACCGCCAACGGAATCGTGCTGGCCAACGGCGTCCAGGCCACGGCCCCGTCGGTTGCGGCGGCCCTGCGCTTCCTGCTCTCGGGCAAGAGCGCCTATGTCAGCGGCCAGTTCATAACCGTTGGTTCCGAGGCCGGGGTCTTGCCCGCGGACTGGAACGCTCCGCTGGCGGGCAAGGTTGCAGTCGTGACCGGAGCCGCCCGCGGCATCGGCGCCGCCATCGCCCGCACCCTCCACCGCGACGGCGCCACCGTCATCGTCGTCGATGTTCCGGCCGCCGGCGAGCAGCTGGCGAAGGTCGCCAACGAGATCTCCGGCACCGCCCTGCAGGTGGACATCACCCGCGACGACGCCGCCGAGCGCATCCTGGCGCACGCCAAGGAACGCTACGGCCACCTCGATATCGTCATCCATAACGCCGGCATCACCCGCGACAAGCTCCTGGCCAACATGGATGAGTCCCGCTGGGGCTCGGTCATCGCCGTGAACATCGCTTCACAGCTGAAGATGAACACGGCCCTGCTGGCCTCGGACACCTTCACTCCGGAAGGCCGTATCGTGTCGCTGGCTTCCACCAGCGGCATTGCCGGTAACCGCGGCCAGACCAACTATGCCGCGTCCAAGGGCGGTGTGATTGGCATGGTGCGCGCCACGGCACCGCTGCTGGCACCGCGCGGCGGGTCCATTAATGCCGTCGCCCCCGGGTTCATCGAGACCGATATGACTGCCGCAATTCCGGCGCTCACCCGCCAGGTGGCCCGCCGCCTGAGCAGCCTGCAGCAGGGGGGCCTGCCCATCGATGTTGCCGAGACCATCGCCTTCCTGGCCTCTGACGCCGCTGCCGGCGTCAACGGACAGGTTGTGCGTGTGTGCGGCCAGAATATGGTGGGCGCATGA
- a CDS encoding acetyl-CoA C-acetyltransferase, with product MAVHPQAESAATGGSTPAPTARKAVVIGGNRIPFARSGGKYTYSSNQDMLTAALDGLVARFGLQGERIGEVAGGAVLKHSRDFNLTREAVLGSALSAETPAYDVQQACATGLETVISLANKIKLGQLESAIAGGVDSASDAPIAVSEGLRRALLDLSRAKTTKQKLAAVARIRPKDLAPNAPSTGEPRTGLSMGEHQALTTAQWKITREAQDELALASHRNMAAAYDRGFFDDLVTPYRGLSRDANLRPDTTMEKLGKLKPAFGRALGDEATMTAGNSTPLTDGASVVLLGSEDFAREHDLPMLANIVDAEAGAVDFVHGKDGLLMAPAFAVPRLLARNGLTLDDFDFFEIHEAFAGTVLSTLAAWEDDEFCRTRLGLEGPLGTIDRSKLNVNGSSLAAGHPFAATGGRIVASLAKMLHEKGSGRGLISICAAGGQGLVAILEAR from the coding sequence ATGGCCGTACACCCCCAGGCCGAGTCCGCCGCAACCGGCGGGTCCACCCCTGCTCCCACCGCCCGGAAGGCCGTCGTCATCGGCGGAAACCGCATTCCCTTTGCCCGGTCCGGCGGCAAGTACACCTACAGTTCCAACCAGGACATGCTGACCGCAGCCCTGGACGGGCTCGTGGCCCGGTTCGGGCTCCAGGGCGAGCGCATCGGCGAAGTCGCCGGCGGCGCCGTGCTGAAGCACTCCCGGGACTTCAATCTGACCCGCGAGGCAGTGCTGGGATCCGCACTGTCCGCTGAAACCCCCGCCTACGATGTGCAGCAGGCATGCGCCACCGGACTCGAGACCGTGATCAGCCTGGCCAACAAGATCAAGCTCGGCCAGCTTGAGTCCGCAATTGCCGGCGGAGTGGACTCCGCTTCCGACGCGCCGATCGCCGTCAGCGAAGGCCTGCGCCGGGCCCTGCTGGACCTGTCCCGGGCCAAGACCACCAAGCAGAAGCTGGCTGCGGTTGCCCGGATCCGACCCAAGGACCTGGCCCCCAACGCTCCCTCCACCGGCGAGCCCCGCACCGGGCTGTCCATGGGCGAGCACCAGGCACTCACCACCGCGCAGTGGAAGATCACCCGCGAAGCACAGGATGAGCTGGCGCTGGCCAGCCACCGCAACATGGCGGCTGCCTACGACCGCGGCTTCTTCGACGACCTGGTGACTCCGTACCGCGGCCTCTCCAGGGACGCCAACCTGCGCCCGGACACCACCATGGAAAAGCTGGGCAAGCTGAAGCCCGCCTTCGGCCGTGCCCTGGGCGATGAAGCGACCATGACCGCCGGCAACTCCACCCCCCTGACCGACGGAGCCTCGGTGGTCCTGCTGGGGTCGGAGGACTTCGCCCGCGAGCATGACCTGCCGATGCTGGCCAATATCGTTGATGCCGAAGCCGGTGCCGTGGACTTCGTGCACGGCAAGGACGGCCTGCTGATGGCCCCCGCCTTTGCCGTGCCGCGCCTGCTGGCCCGCAACGGCCTGACGCTGGATGACTTCGACTTCTTCGAAATCCACGAAGCCTTCGCCGGCACCGTGCTCAGCACGCTGGCTGCCTGGGAGGACGACGAGTTCTGCCGCACACGCCTCGGCCTGGAAGGCCCGCTGGGAACCATCGACCGTTCCAAGCTGAACGTCAACGGCTCCTCGCTGGCCGCAGGCCACCCGTTCGCCGCCACCGGCGGACGCATCGTTGCCTCCCTGGCCAAGATGCTCCACGAAAAGGGCTCCGGCCGCGGCCTCATTTCCATCTGCGCCGCAGGCGGCCAGGGTCTCGTCGCGATCCTTGAGGCACGCTGA
- a CDS encoding acyl-CoA dehydrogenase yields MTQAISSTERQIPAGASVRDDDSAVINVDALSRVLLGKWADERLQARALAGSDALHTPAGLSHTEHRERVMTQLKILVDAKAVHRAFPSSLGGEDSHGGNVAGFGELVVADPSLQIKAGVQWGLFGGAVMHLGTKEHHEKWLPGIMSLEIPGCFAMTETGHGSDVASIATTAEYDAATEEFIINTPFRAAWKDYIGNAAVHGKAAVVFAHLITAGVDHGVHAFYVELRDDNGFLPGVGGEDDGVKGGLNGIDNGRLHFSNVRVPRTNLLNRYGDVAADGTYTSSIESPGRRFFTMIGTLVQGRVSLDGAAVAASKLALKTAIQYGTERRQFNGASDITEEVLMDYQQHQRRLLPRLATTYAAAFAHEELLHKFDDVFSGAHDTDEDRQDLETLAAGLKSLSTWHALDTLQEAREATGGAGFLAENRLTALRADLDIYATFEGDNTVLLQLVAKRLLADYAKEFVGADFGVLARYAVGQATDRTMHRTGLRQIVQAFADTGSEKKSAIALRDPKTQRDLLTDRVGTMVAEVAGALRGARKLPKDKGAAVFNDNQHALIEAARAHSELLQWEAFTRGLDTIEDAGTRQVMTWVRDLFGLCLIEKNLSWYLMHGRLSSQRARTLGPYINRLLAKIRPHALDLVDAFGYGPEHLRASVATGAEKTRQDEAMEYQRLMRASGAAPVDEKILIQRKKQAAKGNR; encoded by the coding sequence ATGACGCAAGCAATCTCCAGTACCGAACGCCAGATCCCCGCCGGTGCCTCCGTCCGCGATGATGACAGCGCAGTCATCAACGTGGACGCCCTGAGCCGGGTACTGCTGGGCAAATGGGCTGACGAACGCCTCCAGGCCCGCGCGCTCGCCGGCAGCGACGCCCTGCACACGCCTGCAGGCCTGTCGCACACAGAGCACCGCGAACGCGTCATGACGCAGCTGAAGATCCTGGTGGACGCCAAGGCCGTGCACCGGGCGTTCCCCTCCTCCCTCGGCGGCGAGGACAGCCATGGCGGCAACGTGGCCGGCTTCGGCGAACTGGTGGTGGCTGACCCGTCGCTGCAGATCAAGGCTGGCGTGCAGTGGGGCCTGTTCGGCGGCGCCGTCATGCATCTGGGCACTAAGGAACACCACGAGAAGTGGCTGCCCGGCATCATGAGCCTGGAGATCCCCGGCTGCTTCGCGATGACTGAAACCGGACACGGTTCCGATGTGGCCAGCATTGCCACCACCGCCGAATACGACGCCGCCACGGAAGAGTTCATCATCAACACTCCGTTCCGCGCCGCATGGAAGGACTACATCGGCAACGCCGCAGTCCACGGCAAGGCCGCCGTGGTCTTCGCCCACCTCATCACCGCAGGGGTGGACCACGGAGTGCACGCGTTCTACGTCGAACTGCGCGACGACAACGGCTTCCTGCCCGGCGTCGGAGGCGAGGATGACGGCGTCAAGGGCGGCCTGAACGGCATCGACAACGGCAGGCTGCACTTCTCCAACGTCCGCGTTCCCCGCACCAACCTGCTCAACCGCTACGGCGATGTTGCAGCCGACGGTACCTACACGTCGTCGATCGAGAGCCCGGGCCGGCGTTTCTTCACGATGATCGGCACCCTGGTCCAGGGCCGGGTGTCCCTGGACGGCGCCGCAGTGGCCGCCAGCAAGCTGGCCCTGAAGACCGCCATCCAGTACGGCACCGAGCGGCGGCAGTTCAACGGCGCGTCGGACATCACCGAGGAAGTCCTGATGGACTACCAGCAGCACCAGCGCCGGCTCCTGCCGCGGCTGGCCACCACGTACGCTGCGGCCTTCGCGCACGAGGAACTGCTGCATAAGTTCGACGACGTCTTCTCCGGCGCCCACGACACTGACGAAGACCGCCAGGATCTGGAGACGCTGGCAGCCGGATTGAAGTCGCTCTCGACCTGGCACGCCCTGGACACGCTGCAGGAAGCGCGCGAGGCCACCGGCGGCGCCGGCTTCCTGGCCGAAAACCGGCTGACCGCCCTGCGTGCCGACCTGGATATCTACGCCACATTCGAGGGCGACAACACCGTCCTGCTGCAACTGGTCGCCAAGCGCCTGCTCGCCGACTACGCCAAGGAATTCGTGGGAGCTGACTTCGGCGTCCTCGCCCGGTACGCCGTCGGCCAGGCCACCGACCGCACCATGCACCGCACCGGCCTGCGGCAGATTGTCCAGGCGTTTGCGGACACCGGCTCGGAAAAGAAATCCGCCATTGCCCTGCGCGACCCCAAGACGCAGCGGGACCTGCTGACGGACCGGGTGGGGACCATGGTTGCCGAAGTTGCCGGTGCCCTGCGCGGTGCCCGCAAGCTGCCCAAGGACAAGGGTGCGGCTGTCTTCAACGACAACCAGCATGCCCTGATCGAGGCTGCACGGGCGCATTCCGAACTGCTGCAGTGGGAGGCCTTCACCAGGGGGCTGGACACCATCGAGGATGCCGGCACCCGTCAGGTGATGACGTGGGTGCGCGATCTGTTCGGCCTGTGCCTGATCGAGAAGAACCTCTCCTGGTACCTGATGCACGGCCGGCTGTCCTCACAGCGGGCCCGCACCCTGGGTCCGTACATCAACCGGCTTCTGGCCAAGATCCGGCCCCATGCCCTGGATCTGGTGGATGCCTTCGGTTACGGTCCCGAGCATCTGCGTGCTTCGGTTGCCACCGGCGCCGAGAAGACGCGGCAGGACGAGGCCATGGAATACCAGCGGCTGATGCGCGCCTCCGGCGCCGCTCCGGTGGATGAGAAAATCCTGATCCAGCGCAAGAAGCAGGCAGCCAAGGGCAACCGCTAA
- a CDS encoding APC family permease, giving the protein MADTTTSAGEPELKRVMGTKLLLLFIVGDILGTGVYALTGQVAGEIGGAAWAPILVAFAVATITALSYLELVTKFPQAAGAALYAHKAFGIHFVTFLVTFAVLSSGITSASTAAKFLAENFIVGFNLEWGQTGVTWVAVIFMLVLAAINLRGVGESIKFNVVLTAIELTGLLIVILIGFWAMGQGNVDFSRVMVFETEGNKSIFLALTAATSLAFFSMVGFEDSVNMAEETRDPAKIFPKVMLTGLSITLIVYLLVSIAAVAIVPVGQLSESATPLLEVVRTGAPNLPVDVIYPFLSIFAVANTALINMLMASRLLYGMAKQDVLPRSLSKVLPGRRTPWASILFTTAIALCLIILVTNFMGKETVTALGGTTALLLLAVFTVVNVACLVLRRTPHEGKHFRSPGFLPYVGVFTCAFLLGPWAQDPIEYQIAGLLLLLGLVLWVLTWFWNRAVRAQKTRFTDAEELRG; this is encoded by the coding sequence ATGGCCGATACCACCACCAGCGCCGGCGAACCAGAACTCAAGCGGGTGATGGGGACAAAGCTCCTGCTCCTCTTCATTGTCGGCGATATTCTGGGCACCGGTGTTTATGCCCTGACGGGCCAGGTTGCCGGGGAAATCGGCGGTGCCGCCTGGGCACCCATCCTGGTGGCGTTCGCCGTCGCCACCATCACCGCCCTGTCCTACCTGGAGCTGGTGACGAAATTCCCGCAGGCTGCAGGCGCAGCGCTCTACGCCCACAAAGCCTTCGGCATCCATTTTGTTACCTTTCTGGTGACCTTCGCCGTACTCAGCTCGGGCATCACCTCCGCGTCCACAGCCGCGAAATTCCTTGCCGAGAACTTCATTGTCGGATTCAACCTTGAGTGGGGACAGACAGGTGTCACCTGGGTGGCAGTCATCTTCATGCTGGTCCTGGCCGCGATCAACCTGCGTGGCGTGGGTGAGAGCATCAAATTCAACGTGGTGCTGACCGCTATTGAACTCACCGGCCTGCTGATCGTCATCCTTATCGGGTTCTGGGCCATGGGCCAGGGAAACGTTGATTTCTCCCGCGTCATGGTCTTTGAAACCGAAGGCAACAAGAGCATCTTCCTGGCCCTGACCGCCGCCACGTCGCTGGCCTTCTTCTCCATGGTCGGGTTTGAAGACTCGGTGAATATGGCCGAGGAAACCCGGGACCCGGCGAAGATCTTCCCGAAAGTCATGCTGACCGGCCTGAGCATTACCCTGATTGTCTACCTCCTGGTATCGATTGCCGCGGTGGCCATTGTTCCCGTGGGACAGCTTTCCGAAAGCGCAACGCCGCTGCTCGAAGTGGTCCGTACCGGAGCGCCCAACCTGCCGGTCGACGTCATCTACCCCTTCCTGTCCATCTTTGCCGTGGCCAACACCGCGCTGATCAACATGCTGATGGCCAGCCGCCTGCTGTACGGCATGGCGAAGCAGGATGTCCTTCCCCGGTCGCTGTCCAAGGTGCTTCCCGGCCGCCGCACCCCGTGGGCATCCATCCTGTTCACCACCGCCATTGCGCTCTGCCTGATCATCCTCGTCACCAACTTCATGGGCAAGGAAACCGTCACCGCCCTGGGCGGAACCACCGCGCTGCTGCTGCTGGCGGTGTTCACCGTGGTCAACGTGGCCTGCCTGGTACTGCGCCGCACCCCGCACGAGGGCAAGCACTTCCGCTCCCCCGGCTTCCTCCCCTACGTGGGGGTGTTCACCTGCGCGTTCCTGCTGGGGCCGTGGGCCCAGGACCCGATCGAATACCAGATCGCGGGTCTGCTGCTGCTCCTGGGACTGGTGCTCTGGGTCCTGACCTGGTTCTGGAACCGGGCAGTGCGCGCCCAGAAGACGCGTTTCACCGACGCCGAAGAACTCCGGGGCTAA
- a CDS encoding TetR/AcrR family transcriptional regulator, giving the protein MNTALEDPPSPAPSDGRSLRWEAHRTERRHELIKAARRAVHALGAGASMEEIAAASGTSKSVYYRYFGDKAGLQQAMGDLVLTQMQERILAAGRTAESPRAGMQAMVSAYLQMAQTSPQVYAFVTGRSAGEAAGNAEPRFAESLSHFLDAITAMMARAMRAYLDTESPAESAADSPAGPDAPRLGAAAGFWPTAALGMVRAAGERWLAAEPGPGKPTEEQMTRQLTTWLFDGIGYEQGTR; this is encoded by the coding sequence GTGAACACTGCTCTTGAGGATCCTCCCTCCCCCGCACCGTCGGATGGACGGTCCCTGCGCTGGGAAGCCCACCGGACCGAACGCCGCCATGAACTGATCAAGGCAGCGCGAAGGGCCGTGCACGCCCTGGGGGCGGGCGCTTCCATGGAGGAAATTGCCGCAGCGTCGGGCACGTCGAAGTCGGTGTACTACCGGTACTTCGGGGACAAAGCCGGGCTGCAGCAGGCCATGGGCGACCTGGTCCTGACGCAGATGCAGGAGCGGATCCTGGCTGCCGGACGGACGGCGGAATCACCCCGGGCGGGTATGCAGGCCATGGTCTCCGCTTACCTGCAGATGGCCCAGACCTCGCCCCAGGTCTACGCCTTCGTCACCGGGCGTTCCGCAGGTGAAGCCGCCGGAAACGCCGAGCCGCGGTTCGCTGAGAGCCTGTCCCATTTCCTGGATGCCATCACAGCGATGATGGCCCGCGCCATGCGGGCTTATCTCGACACTGAATCCCCGGCAGAATCCGCCGCCGACTCCCCCGCCGGCCCCGATGCGCCGCGCCTGGGAGCTGCTGCCGGTTTTTGGCCCACCGCGGCACTGGGGATGGTCCGGGCTGCCGGTGAACGCTGGCTCGCGGCCGAACCGGGTCCCGGCAAGCCAACCGAAGAACAAATGACCCGCCAGCTCACCACCTGGCTTTTTGACGGCATCGGGTACGAGCAGGGCACCCGGTGA
- a CDS encoding MaoC family dehydratase, translating to MSETVLNETVLSEIPSLGRLYLGAAGAAAKARLSSAEAPTELPAARHTVHSARVELDRLAAFQRLVLHSASDYLPSGYVHTFAFPVALSLMARDDFPLPLLGMVHLGNRVQHFRPIHYTEPLTVTAWAENLAGHRSGTQVELVVEVRAPDSAAADPAGELVWRGRSTYLAKGVFLTRFDRPQAPAQRPDFVPPQPTALWRLGADAGRNYAMVSGDFNPIHLSRLSAKALGMKRSLAHGMYLASRVVGDAVPDALDAFEWKIDFEAPVFLPATLSLNVCDREEDGGYAGTTFTGWNARSLRRHFAGTVTPLDTAAAKVGETAETLS from the coding sequence ATGAGTGAGACGGTTTTGAATGAGACGGTGCTGTCCGAGATCCCGTCGCTCGGCCGGCTCTACCTTGGTGCCGCGGGCGCGGCTGCCAAGGCCCGCCTGTCATCAGCGGAGGCCCCGACCGAGCTGCCGGCAGCCCGGCACACCGTGCATTCCGCCCGCGTTGAGCTTGACCGGCTGGCAGCCTTCCAGCGCCTGGTGCTGCACAGCGCCTCCGACTACCTCCCTTCGGGCTACGTGCATACTTTTGCCTTCCCGGTGGCGCTGAGCCTGATGGCCCGGGACGATTTCCCGCTGCCGCTGCTGGGCATGGTCCATTTGGGCAACCGGGTGCAGCACTTCCGGCCCATCCACTACACCGAGCCGCTGACGGTTACCGCCTGGGCGGAAAACCTGGCCGGACACCGTTCCGGCACCCAGGTGGAACTCGTGGTGGAGGTTCGGGCGCCGGATTCGGCAGCAGCCGATCCGGCCGGCGAGCTGGTGTGGCGCGGCCGATCAACCTATCTGGCCAAGGGCGTGTTCCTGACCCGCTTTGACCGCCCGCAGGCACCGGCCCAGCGGCCGGACTTCGTCCCTCCGCAGCCCACCGCGCTGTGGCGGCTCGGGGCCGACGCCGGGCGCAACTACGCCATGGTCTCCGGTGACTTCAACCCCATCCACCTGTCCCGGCTCTCGGCCAAGGCGCTGGGGATGAAGCGCTCCCTGGCGCACGGCATGTATCTCGCCTCCCGCGTGGTGGGGGATGCGGTGCCCGACGCCCTGGACGCGTTCGAATGGAAGATCGATTTCGAGGCGCCGGTATTCCTTCCGGCGACGCTGTCCCTGAATGTCTGCGACAGGGAGGAGGACGGCGGTTACGCCGGGACGACCTTTACCGGCTGGAACGCCCGTTCCCTGCGCCGGCACTTCGCCGGGACCGTCACGCCGCTGGACACCGCCGCGGCAAAAGTGGGGGAAACGGCGGAAACGCTTTCATGA
- a CDS encoding kynureninase yields MTEVDDLLLAAKELDAADPLAGYRDRFLEAGGVRSYLDGNSLGRPLKSTAEHLQQFVREQWGGRLIRGWDEQWLELPGLIGDALGAAALGAAPGQCIVADSTTVLLYKLARAAVAARPGRSEIVLDADNFPTDRYVMEGIARECGLTLRWVAADYNGGVTPDAVAAAVGPRTALAVFSHVAYRSGFLADAAAITQTVHDAGGLVLWDLCHSVGAVPAQLDAWDVDYAVGCSYKYLNGGPGAPAWAYVAQRHHEDFVQPIQGWLGSADPFGMAQGFEPAAGIRRLVSGTPPVLGMIAMQDMIGLISEAGIEAVRAKSVALTEYALSAVDALLAPLGVTVASPRDASRRGSHITIDHPSFKAVTAALWEQGIIPDYRNPEGIRLGLSPLSTPFEETLIGVEAIRVELSRQGRNPGS; encoded by the coding sequence ATGACTGAGGTGGATGACCTGCTGCTGGCAGCCAAGGAACTCGACGCGGCGGATCCGCTGGCCGGCTACCGGGACAGGTTCCTGGAAGCCGGCGGCGTCCGGTCCTATCTGGACGGCAACTCACTGGGCCGTCCGCTGAAGTCCACTGCGGAGCACCTGCAGCAGTTCGTGCGTGAGCAGTGGGGCGGGCGGCTGATCCGCGGTTGGGACGAGCAGTGGCTGGAGCTTCCCGGGCTGATCGGGGATGCGCTGGGCGCGGCAGCGCTCGGTGCCGCGCCCGGCCAGTGCATCGTCGCCGATTCCACCACTGTCCTGCTGTACAAGCTCGCGCGCGCGGCGGTTGCCGCGCGTCCGGGCCGCAGCGAGATTGTGCTGGACGCCGACAACTTTCCCACTGACCGCTACGTCATGGAGGGCATCGCCCGCGAGTGCGGGCTGACCCTGCGCTGGGTGGCCGCCGACTACAACGGCGGGGTCACACCTGACGCCGTGGCAGCCGCCGTCGGCCCCCGGACCGCCCTGGCGGTGTTCAGCCACGTTGCGTACCGTTCCGGATTCCTGGCCGACGCCGCAGCCATCACGCAAACAGTTCACGACGCCGGCGGGCTGGTGCTCTGGGACCTTTGCCATTCGGTTGGTGCGGTCCCGGCGCAACTCGACGCCTGGGACGTGGATTATGCGGTGGGCTGCAGCTACAAGTACCTCAACGGCGGCCCAGGCGCTCCGGCCTGGGCCTACGTGGCACAGCGGCACCACGAGGACTTCGTACAACCAATCCAGGGCTGGCTGGGCAGTGCAGACCCCTTTGGCATGGCGCAGGGATTTGAGCCGGCCGCCGGTATCCGGCGGCTCGTCTCCGGCACCCCTCCGGTCCTGGGGATGATCGCCATGCAGGACATGATCGGCCTGATCAGCGAGGCCGGGATCGAGGCCGTCCGCGCCAAGTCGGTGGCCCTGACCGAATACGCCCTTTCCGCCGTCGACGCCCTGCTGGCGCCGCTAGGGGTAACGGTGGCATCCCCGCGGGACGCCTCCAGGCGCGGCAGCCACATCACCATCGACCATCCCTCGTTCAAGGCAGTGACCGCAGCCCTCTGGGAGCAGGGCATCATTCCCGACTACCGCAACCCCGAAGGGATCCGGCTGGGACTCTCGCCGTTGTCGACGCCGTTCGAAGAGACCCTCATCGGTGTCGAAGCCATCCGGGTGGAACTCTCCCGGCAGGGCAGGAACCCGGGCAGCTAG
- a CDS encoding universal stress protein, producing the protein MSIVVGFLPTPEGTAALDAARREALLRSVPLVIVNVAFPRHGLHHQEQEDANNAALEKLEAELTAAGTEYRLVHPVGDYDPAEEILNVASGAEVELVVLGLRRRTPVGKMLLGSTAQRVLLQADCPVLAVKATS; encoded by the coding sequence ATGAGTATTGTCGTCGGATTTCTTCCCACCCCGGAGGGCACTGCCGCCCTGGATGCGGCCCGCCGCGAGGCCCTTCTCCGCTCGGTGCCGCTGGTAATCGTCAACGTGGCCTTCCCCCGCCACGGCCTCCACCACCAGGAGCAGGAAGACGCCAACAACGCGGCGCTGGAGAAACTCGAGGCCGAACTCACCGCCGCCGGAACCGAGTACCGCCTGGTCCACCCCGTGGGCGACTATGACCCGGCCGAGGAAATCCTCAACGTCGCCTCGGGTGCGGAGGTTGAACTGGTCGTTCTGGGGCTGCGGCGCCGCACCCCGGTGGGCAAGATGCTGCTGGGCAGCACGGCGCAGCGGGTCCTGCTGCAGGCCGACTGCCCGGTGCTGGCCGTGAAGGCCACTTCCTAG